The DNA region TGCCCGGCCGTTAATTGCCTTCCAGTAGGATAAAAGAAAAACATGGAGGAAAGAATGCAGAAAAAGAAAATGTTTGTTTTGGCCGGTCTGGCCGCCATGATGCTGATGCTTGCGGCTTGCGGAACCGCCAATCCCGCCACGGTGGAAGTGCCCCGTGAGGTCAAAGAGACCGTCGTCGTCGAACCAACGGCGGATCCGAACGCGGCCGCGCCCCTGCCGGCTGGCTCGGTCCAGATCAACGGCGCCGGCGCCACTTTCCCGCTCCCGGTGTATTCCGCCTGGACCTTCGCCTACAAATACGTCGATCCTTCGGTGGTGATCAACTACCAGGGGATCGGCTCCGGCGGCGGTAAGAAGGCCATCATCGAGGGGACCGTTGACTTCGCCGGCTCCGACTCGCTGCTCAAGGACGAGGAGTATGCGTCGGGCAAGGACCTGCAGATGTATCCGATGCTGGCCGGCGCGGTCGTTACCGTCTACAACATCAAGTGGGCCAAGGAAGTGGAATCCGGGACCAAGCTTCCGGTCCTGGTCCTCGACCGCCAAACCCTGGTCGACATCTACAACGCCAAAGTCACCATGTGGAACGATCCTAAGATTCTCGCCACCAATGCGGGCCTGGCGGACTACCTGCCGGCTGCGGCAATCACCGCCGTGCACCGCTCCGACGGCTCCGGAACCACCGAGATCTTCACCAAGGCGCTGACCGCCTTCAGCTCCGAATGGACCGCCGGCGGCGCGAGCGCGATCGAATGGCCGGTGGATAAGGACGGCAACGGAATGGGCGGCAAGGGCAACCAGGGCGTCGCCGCCGCG from Anaerolineales bacterium includes:
- the pstS gene encoding phosphate ABC transporter substrate-binding protein PstS, whose protein sequence is MQKKKMFVLAGLAAMMLMLAACGTANPATVEVPREVKETVVVEPTADPNAAAPLPAGSVQINGAGATFPLPVYSAWTFAYKYVDPSVVINYQGIGSGGGKKAIIEGTVDFAGSDSLLKDEEYASGKDLQMYPMLAGAVVTVYNIKWAKEVESGTKLPVLVLDRQTLVDIYNAKVTMWNDPKILATNAGLADYLPAAAITAVHRSDGSGTTEIFTKALTAFSSEWTAGGASAIEWPVDKDGNGMGGKGNQGVAAAVINTPNSIGYVELSYAVSNGMSFASLVNKSGNVVVANAETLGNAMSDFAGAFSDKLTATIVDAPGAASWPIAGYTYIILHTQSMTDCVKAEKLLGFLTWALTDPGAAQQASDLGYSVLPTDVRDIVLAKLGEVTCNSNPVL